In the Chloroflexota bacterium genome, GCTGCGGCAGGCAGCGACGGGCGTGCCGGTCAAAGTGTTCGCGCGGACGGCCGGGAGCGAAGGCTTGCCGCTGGCATCGTTCCTCGCGTGGGCCGCCGTTGGCCGCGCGGCCCGATTCGGGTTGTTGACCGGTGTCGCGGCCCTCCTTGGGCGGGCGTTCCCGGACCTGGTGGCACAGCGGTACTGGCTGTTCGCCGCGCTCTGGGCTGGCGGGTTCGGGCTGGCGCTCTGGCGGATGGTCCGGTTCTGGGAGCGGCAGCCAGCGGAGTAGCGCCCGTGTTGGACGGCCCGGGTTGATGCGCTGCCGGCGCATGGCCGTCCCGCACTCGGCTACCCTCTGGGGAACCGTTGTCCGACCGCCCAACCGTCACGCCCGGAGGCTCGTCATGCCGCTCGATCTTGCCATTCACGGCGGCGCCATCGTCACCGCCACCGAGACGCGCCGCGCCGACATCGGGGTTTCGGACGGCAAGATCGTGGCGATTGGCGACGTGGGAGACGCCGTCGAGACGCACGATGCCAGCGGCCTGCTGGTGCTGCCGGGCGTGGTCGATCCGCACACCCATCTGGAAGCCCAGTTCCGGCAGGGCGGCCCGACGACCGCCGACGATTTCCTCTCCGGCACCGAAGCGGCGGCCTGTGGCGGCGTGACCACGATCATCGACTACGCCCGCCAGTTTCCCGGATCGACGCTGGCCGAGGGCATCCGCGAGTGGGACGCCCGGGCCGCCCCGAAGTCGCTGATCGACTACAGCTTCCACATCGTGGTGACCGACTTCTCGGATGCCACGCTGGCCGAGGTGCCGGCGCTCCTGGCGGACGGCTTCCCGACGGTGAAGGCGTTCATGATGCGCGTGGCCGACCGCGATCTGCTCAAGCTCATGCGCGCCAGCGCCGACGCTGGCGGACTGGTGATGGCGCACGCCGAGAACCCGGCCGTGCTCGACTATCAGCAGGGAAAGCTGTTCGCGGAGGGCAAGCGGTCCGCCGTCTGGTATCGCGACAGCCGCCCGGAGATCGGAGAGGCTGAGGCGACCGCCCGGGCCATCGACTACGCCGACCTGACCGGCGCGACCGTCTGCGTCGTGCATCTCTCCTGCGATGCGGCGTTGCAGCGGGCGCGCGAAGCCAAGGCGCGCGGCTCGCGTCCGTGGATCGAGGTGCGGCCCTGCTACCTGCTGCTCGACGCCGACTGCTACACCGCGCCGGGCGTCGATCCACTGACGATGAGCGGGTGTCCGCCGCTGCGGCCGGCCGTCAACCTCCCGAAGCTCTGGGAAGGGCTGGCCGATGGGACCATCGACATGGTCGGCAGCGACCATTGCGCCTGGGCCATCGAGGAGAAGCGGGCCGGAGAGCACGATTTCAGCCTGATCCCGCACGGCATCCCGGCCCTGGAGACGCAATTGCCGGCGCTCTGGGATGCGGGCGTGCGCGGCGCGAAGGGGCGCATGCTGACGGCTGCTGACTTTCAGGCTGATGAGCTGGCCTCCCCCTGGAGCCGGATCACGCCGAACCGGCTGGTGGACGCGATGTCCACGACGCCGGCCCGGCTGCACGGCCTGTATCCGCGCAAGGGGACCATCGCGCTGGGGTCGGATGCGGACCTCGTCCTGTTCGACCCGACACGCGCCGAGACCATCAGCCAGTCCCGCCTGCACTCGCGGGCCGGTTACGAGCCATGCGAGGGCATGGACGTGGTCGGCTGGCCGGTGGCGACGTTCTCGCGCGGGGAGCTGATCGCCAAGGATGGTCAGGTCGTCGGACGGCCGGGTCGAGGGAAACTGCTCAGGCGTCAGCCTCCCCCGCGCTGACTCACGGTGACACCGGGCAGGCTCACAGCGCCTCGTGGGGCCGGAGGCCGAAGATGTCCACGTCCACACCCCGGGCGTAGTGTGCCAGGAGCGGAGGCCCGAGCGGCCGCGGCATGCCGGCTGCGCCGATCAATTCGTCACGGACGGCGTGGACGGTCGCCCGCTGGACGGGGTACGGCGTATGGTAGACCTGTCCGCGCCACAGTCGGTCGCCGTCCGACGCGTGCAAGTAGTACCGCTCGATCAGGAAGTGTTCGAGCGTGCCGGGCGCTGATGCTCCGAGAAACTCGCCTGGCTCGAAGCGGGCGTAGGTGCGGGCCGGGCCGCCGAGCAGGCGTCGGCTGCGGTACTCGATCTGGTTGCCGAGGCGGCGCATCCGCATGCTGGCCCAGAAGTAGGGCAGCTTGAACTGGAGCCGCGCGATGGTCACGGCGATGGCTGAGGCGGCCTCCAGCGAGAAGAAGTAGACGCCTGGATCCTCGCCGTTGCGGTGGACGTAGGTGCGGACGTTGGTCTCGCAGAACGTGAACGCCGAACGGGCCGGCGCCCAGGACGGCCGGACGCCGGTCATCCAGAACGGCACGAGGCCGATGTAGGCGAGGCCATCGTAGGTATCGATGTCGAGCTGGCGTGGAATCAGCGGGCGGAGCGCGTCGGGTGGGATCGGCCAGTGCAGGAAGAGCAGGTCGCGCCACTGCTGGAAGCCGACGACGAGGTCGGACGGCCGGAAGGTCGGCGTGATCCGGTCGATCTCACGAGACAGCACCATGTCCCCCGCATGCTCGGCGGCACCGCATTTACGCGCCCTGACCGCTCGCCCCGAGCCGAATGCTCACCCCTGCGTCTTCACCACATCCCAATTGTCCAGCATGCGGCAGGGTCGCGGCGCGATTTCCGTTCGGGTGGGCGGAAGACCAGCCAGCCGCAAGGGGTGGCGGCAGTCAGGACGGCGTGGGGGCGTCGGCCGGCTGGGCGACCGTCGCCGCGCGTGGTTCGGTCAGCGTGCGGTACCCCACGAACGCCAGCACCAGGCAGGCGCCGATGCTGCCCCACACCCCGATGGCGTGATCCGTCCCGATGCGGTCGGCGATCGCGCCGAGCGGCAGGCTGCCGATGTTGGTCAGGCCCGTGCAGACCATGTACACCCCGAAGACCCGCCCGCTCAACTCGTCGGGGGCGTACTGCTGGACCGTCGAGATACTGAGGGCCGTGAGCAGCGCCGTCAGCGAGCCGATGAGCGCCAGCAACGGCGCGGCGAGCCAGAGCGAGCCAGACCAGCCGAGGGCCAGCAGCAGCAGGCAGATGCTGAACGCCGCGCCACGCATCATCAGCGAGTGGTGCTGTCCGATGCCGACCCGCGCCATGATCAACGAGCCGACCAGCGCGCCGCCGCCCATCGACGAGGTCAGGATGCCCAGGCCGGCCGCGTCAAGGTGCAGCGAGTCGCGGGCGAACGACGGCAGCATCTGAACGTACGAGAGGCCGAAGATGTTGGAGATGGTCACGACCAGCATCATGTCGAGCAGCGGGCGCGTGCGGTAGACGTAGCGGAAGCCGTCGGTGATGCGGATGCTCTTGAGCGTGAACGCCTTCGAGGGCTTCGCAGATCGGTGGCGAATGCTCAGGATCTGGGTGACCGTCCAGGTGTTGGCGCAGAGGCCGAGCAGCATCACGAACAGCGGCCCGACCGTCGAGAGCAGGAAGCCGGCCATGCTGGGGCCGGTGATGCGCGCGAGGTTCATCGAGGCGGTCTGCAGGGCCGTCGCGTTGGGCAGCAACGGGCGTGGCACGATCTCGGCCATCAGCGACTGGCGGGCGGGCATGTTGAAGGTGAAGCTCATGCCCATCAGCAGCGACGCCACCAGCAGATGCCAGATCGAGAGGACATCCAGGACGTAGAGCGTCGCCACGCCGGCGTTCACGACGATGGCCGTTGTCTGGGTGACCAGCAGCGAGCGTCGACGGTCCCAGGCGTCCGCGAACGCGCCGCCGAGCGGGGACATGCAGGTCATGGCGAGGCCGGTCATCGCGCCGCTCAGGCCGAGCCAGAACGGCGAGTTGCCGATCAGCAGCATCAGCCAGCCGAACGTGAGGCCGCCCATCCAGGAGTTGAACTGGAACGCCATGTTGCCGAAGTAGAGCCGGCGGTAGTCGGGCACGCTCAGCGAACTGAACATCTCGCCGGTGAGCGTTCCAGTCACGCCGCGTGTGGCGGGCCTCTCGGCAGTGGCAGTCAGGGCAGTCCTCCGCGACAGCGCGATTCCCGAGGATAGCACCGTCAGGCCGGCCGCCGCGACCTCCATCAGGCGCGTAGGCGCGTGGCGCGGAGCGTCGTTCGACGAGGCCTCGCCTGTCCAACTCGTTCGCATGGTACGATCCTATTGGAGCGTACGACTCCACACTGTCAGTAGGAGGATTGTCACGTATGCAGCAGACCGTGACGCTTCGGCAGAAGAACCAGATCACCCTGCCGCACGAGATCGTGCGGGAGCTGGGCATGCAGCCGGGCGACCGCCTCGTCGTCGAGTTCGACAGCGAGCGTCCTGGCAAGGTCGAGCTGCGGCCGGTCCGGCGCAGCTACGCCGGCATCGCCGAGGGGCTGTATGGTGGAACGCTTGAGGAGGAGCTGGCCTACATCAGAGAAGAGCGGGCTTCGTGGGAGCAATAGGAGCTGCGGCGCTCGACCGAGCCATCCGAGACGGGGAGCGACTCCTCATCGACACGTCGACGCTCGTCGCCTATCTGAACCGAGCCGAGGCGGCGACGCCGGTTGCGTCCTACATCCTCGATGAGATGGTTCATCCTGGGCGCAATCGGGGACTCGTCTCGATGATCACCGTGATGGATGTTCTTGTTCGGCCGCTTCGCGCTGGGACGCCTGAACCGTATCAGCACATCATGGAGTTCATCTCGCAGTTCCCGAATCTGACGCCCGTGCCCGTGGATCTGCCTGTCGCTCAGGAGGCGGCCTCGGTGCGGGCCATGTTCCGACTGTCGGCTCCGGACGCGTTGATCGTGGCGACAGGTCTCATCTCCCAGGTCCATCACCTCGTGACGAATGACGCCACCTGGACGCGAAAGCTCCAGCCGCTCGCCTCGCGCATCAAGGTCTGTCACCTCGACGCTTTCCGCTGAGCATTCCTTGCTGACCCGTTGCGCCGGGCCTCACCATCTCTGAGCGTGTCGGCGGGCCGTGCAGTCGGAGCCGCGACCGACCGAAGCCATGTCGGCAGGGGGAGTGTGTCGGTGCGATTGCTGGTGACGGGCGGCGCGGGGTACGTGGGCGGCCATACGGTGCGAGCGCTCCTCAAGGCCGGCCACGAGGTCCTGGTCTACGACAACCTCGTGTATGGGCACGCCGAGACCGTGCCCTGTGAGCTGGTGGTCGGCGAGCTTGCCGATGCAGCGGGCCTCGACGCCGTGCTTGGATCTCGACACTTCGACGCCGTGCTTCATTTCGCAGCCTACGCCTACGTCGGCGAGTCTGTGCAGGATCCGGCGAAGTACTGGCGCAACAACGTCTCATCGGGCATCGAGCTGCTCGACGCGATGCGCCGCCATGGCGTCAACCAGATCGTCTTCTCGTCCACCTGCGCCACCTACGGCTACCCCGACAGTGTGCCCGTCACCGAGGACGAGCCAAAGAAGCCGGAGAGCCCGTACGGCGAGTCGAAACTGACCTTCGAGCGGGTGCTGGCATCGTACGCCCAGGCCTACGACCTTCGCTCGGTCAGCCTGCGCTACTTCAACGCGGCCGGCGCGGCCGCTGACGGCACGCTCGGCGAGGATCATGAGCCAGAGACGCACTTGATCCCGCTGGTGCTGGCCGTGGCGGCTGGGCGGCTGCCGCACGTCAAGGTCTTCGGGACGGACTATCCGACCCCGGATGGCACCTGCATCCGTGACTACATTCACGTCGAGGATCTGGCGAGCGCCCACGTCCTGGCCGTCGGCGCGATGGAGGAGCGGGGGGCCTGCAAGGCGTACAACCTCGGGACCGGGACCGGCTACTCGGTCCGCGAGATCATCGACGCCTGCCGCCGCGTGACGGGACGAGAGATCGCCGTGGTCGAGGAGGCTCGCCGCCCCGGCGACGCCACGGCCCTGTTTGCCGACAATCGGAAGATCCGCAACGACCTCGGCTGGAGCCCGCGCTACGAGACGGTCGAGCAGATCGTGGCGACGGCCTGGCGCTGGCACGCGAAGCGGTGGGGCGTGTCGAGCTAGCGACGACCCGTCCGAGTCGCGCGCCTGCGGTAGGGCGATTGCATGTTCGTCCGTGTTCCCGAAGCGCGAGGAGACGAGCGGTCGGGGGTTGAAACGCCCGCCTACCGTCATTCCGTCGCTGCGCGACGAAGGGTGAGAACAGCCGTCGTCCGGCGAGCCAGGAGCGTCGCGCAGCGACTGCAGGATGATAGGCGGGGCTTTCAAGCCCTGACGAGACGGCACGACGACATCGACATGCAATCGCCCTGGCACCTGAGTCCGGACCCGCGCCGGTGGCTGCCAGCGCGCTATCATGGTGTCGTTATGGTCGGACGCGCGATGAAGCTCGTCCTGTACCTCGGCTGGCCGAGTGCGCTGGCCCTGGTGGTGTACGTGGCCGGTCTGACCCTCGGCCAGTTCGGTATGCCGCCGGGACGCAGGATCTCCACCACCGTGTACGGGAAGTACGAAGCGCTCGGTATCTGCGTGCAGAGCGTGACCGGCGAAGCCAGCGAGGCCGAGCTGGCCCGTGGGCTGGTCGACGCGGCGGTTGGCAGTCTTGACCTGCCAGGGTCGCGTCGGTTCACGCTGCCGGCGTTGATCGACGCCGGCTGCCCTGGCGAACCATCGCACTACGGCGCCACGGCGAAGGCGCGGCGCGTGGCTGACCGGCCAGACGGGCGCGGCCAGACTCCGAGTCCGTACCAGCTGCACGTCTACATCGTGCCGCGCGCCAGCCTCCAGATGCTCGGCCTGGAAGCCGACCTCCAGGATCGGCGGATGACCGTCGAGGAGTACACCGTCGAAGGACGTGAGCCGAACGTGGTGCTCAACGGCGTGACGTTCGGCCTGTACGTTACGACTGCCGAGCTTGCGGACTCTCAGGCAGTCTATCGCTTCTTTCTGCGGGCGCTCTCGATGCACTCGCAGCTCGGAGCGCCGCCCAGACCGCAAGGATAGGCCCGCCCACTGCGCTTCCAAAGGTGGCACCTGAGGCCGGCACGAGGGATGGGAGATCCTCGACCTGCTCGCCGTGCGTGCCCCGTCAGTAGAGCCAGGGGATCAGCTTGCTGACGCGCCCGCGATAGGTGGGGTACTCGGGGAACTGCGCCGCCAGGAACGCCTCTTCACGGCTGGCCTTGCGGTCGAAGAACAGGCCGACCACCAGCGTCGAGAGCAGCCCGGACCAGCGGCCGTGGAGCAGCGCCCATCCGAGCAACGCTGTCAGCATACCGCCATAGACCGGGTGCCGTGCCAGCCCGTATGCGCCAGACTGCACCAGGGTCGCGCCAGGACTCGGCTTCGGGAACGGCGTGAGCTGCCGCCCGAGGCCGCCCAGCCCGGCCAGGGCCAGCAGGCCGCCGACGACGAACAGCACGCCGCCGACCCAGCGTCCCGGCCGGCGCACCACGTCGGGCAGCGCTGGCCCGGCCATCGAGGCCAGCAGGGCCGCGCCGCCGAGCGGGAACTGGCTGACGACCCACAGCCCACCCCGACCCAGGAACGAGTCGTCGTTCGGTGTTGCCGGGCTGGCGTCAGGTGTGTCGTTCACGATGGATCGCCTCCAGTGGGCGGGCCGACGACTGTGCTGGGCGGCGAGGCGGCGGTTGTGCCGAGCGGTGGCTGGACATCTCGCCAGCGCTCCTGCGCGGCCAGCGCTCGGTCCATCAGACGGCGCGTGTCGACGGTCATCTCTGGCAGTGCGTCCACCGCGAAGTAGCCGATCTGATCCGTTTCCTCGCTGGGGGTGAATCCCGCGTCCCCGACCACCTCGCACTCGTAGGCGATGCTGATCTCGCCGTACGGTCCGCCACCGGTCGCCAGCACCCTGCCAGCCTTGACGCGCAGGCCGGTCTCCTCCCAGGTCTCGCGCTCCGCCGCCTGTTGCGGTGTCTCGCGGCGTCCAAGCCAGCCACCAGGGGCCGCCCAGCGCACGCCGACCCGATGGTACGTCTGCCGCACCAGGAGCAGGCGGCCCTCGCCATCCCGGATGACGGCGACCGCGCCAATCGGGACGCGCGGATACAGCGCCAGGATCGCCAGGCGCCGGGCCGGCAGCGGCAGGTAGCGCCAGATGAAGAGCAGGACGCGATGCGCCCGTTGCCAGACGGCGTGGGGGGTTGGAGAGCAGGGCGATTGCATGTTCATTGGTGTCCCCGAAGCATCATGGAACGGGCGGTCGGGGACTGAAGTCCCCGCCTACAGTCACGCCGTCGCTGCGCGACGGCCGTCGGGAACGGCCGGCACTGGTGCG is a window encoding:
- a CDS encoding PIN domain-containing protein, with protein sequence MGAIGAAALDRAIRDGERLLIDTSTLVAYLNRAEAATPVASYILDEMVHPGRNRGLVSMITVMDVLVRPLRAGTPEPYQHIMEFISQFPNLTPVPVDLPVAQEAASVRAMFRLSAPDALIVATGLISQVHHLVTNDATWTRKLQPLASRIKVCHLDAFR
- the hydA gene encoding dihydropyrimidinase yields the protein MPLDLAIHGGAIVTATETRRADIGVSDGKIVAIGDVGDAVETHDASGLLVLPGVVDPHTHLEAQFRQGGPTTADDFLSGTEAAACGGVTTIIDYARQFPGSTLAEGIREWDARAAPKSLIDYSFHIVVTDFSDATLAEVPALLADGFPTVKAFMMRVADRDLLKLMRASADAGGLVMAHAENPAVLDYQQGKLFAEGKRSAVWYRDSRPEIGEAEATARAIDYADLTGATVCVVHLSCDAALQRAREAKARGSRPWIEVRPCYLLLDADCYTAPGVDPLTMSGCPPLRPAVNLPKLWEGLADGTIDMVGSDHCAWAIEEKRAGEHDFSLIPHGIPALETQLPALWDAGVRGAKGRMLTAADFQADELASPWSRITPNRLVDAMSTTPARLHGLYPRKGTIALGSDADLVLFDPTRAETISQSRLHSRAGYEPCEGMDVVGWPVATFSRGELIAKDGQVVGRPGRGKLLRRQPPPR
- a CDS encoding MFS transporter — its product is MTGTLTGEMFSSLSVPDYRRLYFGNMAFQFNSWMGGLTFGWLMLLIGNSPFWLGLSGAMTGLAMTCMSPLGGAFADAWDRRRSLLVTQTTAIVVNAGVATLYVLDVLSIWHLLVASLLMGMSFTFNMPARQSLMAEIVPRPLLPNATALQTASMNLARITGPSMAGFLLSTVGPLFVMLLGLCANTWTVTQILSIRHRSAKPSKAFTLKSIRITDGFRYVYRTRPLLDMMLVVTISNIFGLSYVQMLPSFARDSLHLDAAGLGILTSSMGGGALVGSLIMARVGIGQHHSLMMRGAAFSICLLLLALGWSGSLWLAAPLLALIGSLTALLTALSISTVQQYAPDELSGRVFGVYMVCTGLTNIGSLPLGAIADRIGTDHAIGVWGSIGACLVLAFVGYRTLTEPRAATVAQPADAPTPS
- a CDS encoding isoprenylcysteine carboxylmethyltransferase family protein, which gives rise to MAGPALPDVVRRPGRWVGGVLFVVGGLLALAGLGGLGRQLTPFPKPSPGATLVQSGAYGLARHPVYGGMLTALLGWALLHGRWSGLLSTLVVGLFFDRKASREEAFLAAQFPEYPTYRGRVSKLIPWLY
- a CDS encoding DUF2071 domain-containing protein, producing the protein MVLSREIDRITPTFRPSDLVVGFQQWRDLLFLHWPIPPDALRPLIPRQLDIDTYDGLAYIGLVPFWMTGVRPSWAPARSAFTFCETNVRTYVHRNGEDPGVYFFSLEAASAIAVTIARLQFKLPYFWASMRMRRLGNQIEYRSRRLLGGPARTYARFEPGEFLGASAPGTLEHFLIERYYLHASDGDRLWRGQVYHTPYPVQRATVHAVRDELIGAAGMPRPLGPPLLAHYARGVDVDIFGLRPHEAL
- a CDS encoding NUDIX domain-containing protein; this encodes MQSPCSPTPHAVWQRAHRVLLFIWRYLPLPARRLAILALYPRVPIGAVAVIRDGEGRLLLVRQTYHRVGVRWAAPGGWLGRRETPQQAAERETWEETGLRVKAGRVLATGGGPYGEISIAYECEVVGDAGFTPSEETDQIGYFAVDALPEMTVDTRRLMDRALAAQERWRDVQPPLGTTAASPPSTVVGPPTGGDPS
- a CDS encoding AbrB/MazE/SpoVT family DNA-binding domain-containing protein encodes the protein MQQTVTLRQKNQITLPHEIVRELGMQPGDRLVVEFDSERPGKVELRPVRRSYAGIAEGLYGGTLEEELAYIREERASWEQ
- the galE gene encoding UDP-glucose 4-epimerase GalE, yielding MRLLVTGGAGYVGGHTVRALLKAGHEVLVYDNLVYGHAETVPCELVVGELADAAGLDAVLGSRHFDAVLHFAAYAYVGESVQDPAKYWRNNVSSGIELLDAMRRHGVNQIVFSSTCATYGYPDSVPVTEDEPKKPESPYGESKLTFERVLASYAQAYDLRSVSLRYFNAAGAAADGTLGEDHEPETHLIPLVLAVAAGRLPHVKVFGTDYPTPDGTCIRDYIHVEDLASAHVLAVGAMEERGACKAYNLGTGTGYSVREIIDACRRVTGREIAVVEEARRPGDATALFADNRKIRNDLGWSPRYETVEQIVATAWRWHAKRWGVSS